In a single window of the Leisingera daeponensis DSM 23529 genome:
- a CDS encoding NADP-dependent isocitrate dehydrogenase, whose amino-acid sequence MAENQTPDILYTIVDEAPELASASFLPIIRKFAAAAGVSVGTKDISLAGRILAAFPENLTEEQRQSDDLAELGELVKTPDANVIKLPNISASVPQLVAAVTELQGQGYDIPNYPEEPKTAEEKSIRARYDAIKGSAVNPVLREGNSDRRAAKAVKNFAQKNPHSMGEWSADSKTKVTSMPGNDFYANEKSATITAAQAGDAKIEFVAKDGTVTVLKDSWPLAEGTVADATFMSAKALSAFLKDAIEDTKADGTMFSLHLKATMMKVSDPIIFGHAVKAWLAPVFEQFGPQLEALGVDPNSGLGDLLNRVKGNPEIMAAIDAVRAERPAMYMVDSDKGITNLHVPSDVIIDASMPAVIRAGGKGWDENGTKGDTNCVIPDNCYAPVYDESIKFFKENGALNPATAGAVANVGLMAQKAEEYGSHPTTFEAPADGTIRVVLANGETLHSHEVEAGDIWRSCTVKKAPIENWIQLALDRQRLTGSEAIFWLDANRAHDAELIKYVQPALEAAGVADKFLILAPREATRQSLETITKGEDSIAITGNVLRDYLTDLFPILELGTSAKMLSIVKLMNGGGLFETGAGGSAPKHVQQLVEENHLRWDSMGEFCALGESLNFLADSKGNKKAGVLGAAAEDATQGILDHNRSPSRKAGEPDNRDSHYWFARYWAEALAAQTEDAELAAHFAPIAEELGAKEEQIISELAAAQGGAADIGGYYNPSAELKAKVMRPSQTLNAIIG is encoded by the coding sequence ATGGCAGAAAATCAAACCCCGGACATATTGTATACCATTGTAGACGAAGCGCCCGAACTGGCCTCGGCATCTTTCCTGCCGATCATCCGCAAGTTCGCCGCCGCCGCCGGTGTCTCTGTCGGCACCAAGGATATTTCGCTGGCCGGCCGCATCCTCGCCGCCTTCCCGGAAAACCTGACCGAAGAGCAGCGCCAGAGCGACGACCTGGCAGAGCTGGGCGAACTGGTGAAAACCCCGGACGCCAACGTGATCAAGCTGCCCAACATCTCCGCTTCGGTGCCGCAGCTGGTGGCCGCGGTCACCGAGCTGCAGGGCCAGGGCTATGACATCCCGAACTACCCGGAAGAGCCGAAGACCGCGGAAGAAAAGTCCATCCGCGCCCGCTACGACGCCATCAAGGGCTCGGCGGTGAACCCGGTCCTGCGCGAAGGCAACTCCGACCGCCGCGCCGCCAAGGCGGTCAAGAACTTCGCCCAGAAGAACCCGCATTCGATGGGCGAATGGTCCGCGGACAGCAAGACCAAAGTGACGTCGATGCCGGGCAACGACTTCTATGCAAATGAGAAATCCGCGACCATCACCGCCGCGCAGGCGGGTGACGCGAAGATCGAATTTGTGGCCAAGGACGGCACCGTCACCGTGCTGAAGGACAGCTGGCCGCTGGCAGAGGGCACCGTGGCCGACGCCACCTTCATGTCGGCCAAGGCGCTGTCGGCGTTCCTGAAGGACGCCATCGAGGACACCAAGGCGGACGGCACCATGTTCTCGCTGCACCTCAAGGCCACCATGATGAAGGTCTCCGACCCGATCATCTTCGGCCACGCGGTCAAGGCCTGGCTGGCACCGGTGTTCGAGCAGTTCGGCCCGCAGCTTGAGGCCCTGGGCGTCGACCCGAACTCCGGCCTTGGCGACCTTCTGAACCGCGTCAAGGGCAACCCGGAAATCATGGCCGCCATCGACGCCGTGCGAGCCGAGCGCCCCGCCATGTACATGGTCGACAGCGACAAGGGCATCACCAACCTGCATGTGCCCTCCGACGTGATCATCGACGCCTCGATGCCCGCGGTGATCCGCGCCGGCGGCAAGGGCTGGGACGAGAACGGCACCAAGGGCGACACCAACTGCGTGATCCCCGACAACTGCTATGCGCCGGTCTATGACGAGAGCATCAAGTTCTTCAAGGAAAACGGCGCGCTGAACCCGGCCACCGCCGGTGCCGTCGCCAACGTCGGCCTGATGGCCCAGAAGGCTGAGGAATACGGCTCCCACCCCACCACCTTCGAGGCGCCCGCCGATGGCACCATCCGGGTGGTTCTGGCCAATGGCGAGACGCTGCACAGCCATGAGGTTGAAGCGGGCGACATCTGGCGCTCCTGCACCGTCAAGAAAGCGCCGATCGAGAACTGGATCCAGCTGGCGCTGGACCGCCAGCGGCTGACCGGCTCCGAGGCGATCTTCTGGCTGGACGCTAACCGCGCCCATGACGCCGAGCTGATCAAATACGTGCAGCCGGCGCTGGAAGCCGCGGGCGTCGCGGACAAGTTCCTGATCCTGGCGCCGCGCGAAGCCACCCGCCAGAGCCTCGAAACCATCACCAAGGGCGAGGACAGCATCGCCATCACCGGCAACGTGCTGCGCGACTATCTGACCGACCTGTTCCCGATCCTGGAGCTGGGCACCTCGGCCAAGATGCTGTCGATCGTCAAGCTGATGAACGGCGGCGGCCTGTTCGAGACCGGCGCCGGCGGCTCTGCCCCGAAACACGTGCAGCAGCTCGTTGAGGAAAACCACCTGCGCTGGGATTCGATGGGTGAATTCTGCGCGCTGGGGGAATCGCTGAACTTCCTCGCCGACAGCAAGGGCAACAAGAAGGCCGGCGTGCTGGGTGCCGCGGCTGAGGACGCCACCCAGGGTATCCTCGACCACAACCGTTCGCCCTCGCGCAAGGCGGGTGAGCCGGACAACCGCGACAGCCATTACTGGTTTGCCCGCTACTGGGCCGAAGCCCTGGCAGCGCAGACCGAGGACGCGGAGCTGGCGGCGCATTTCGCCCCCATCGCTGAGGAACTCGGCGCCAAGGAAGAGCAGATCATCAGCGAACTGGCGGCAGCCCAGGGCGGCGCCGCCGACATCGGCGGCTACTACAACCCGAGCGCAGAGCTGAAAGCCAAGGTGATGCGCCCCTCGCAGACGCTGAACGCGATCATCGGCTGA
- a CDS encoding methyl-accepting chemotaxis protein yields MPRLPAFLYRLPVRIYSLAVLALGLTAVLTFLMLNQAVNNAYEMRYKELHNVTDAAVSLLRDLDEGTRTGRFTPEQALDIGRERLTALRFGDSGYVFVFDHDLVVQAHPTVPDWVGTNQGGYEDVTGIKVFQELEKIAAAKGAGELTYYFKKPNSDVIEAKIGYVQAFEPFGWIVGTGAYVSDIEADVAAMRNKSLAVLGGGLLLLAVAAYFITRSVTAPLNGLKSRMTSLADGDTESGIPSAGARSELGEIARAVDVFREALIRQKDMEQEQQALEATRSGVVEALSSKLSDLSHGDLTAQITETFPAEYEQLRRDFNSTAQTLSQTVEQVIAAADSIRSGAGEISQASDDLSHRTESQAATLEQTAAALDELTASVKSAAEGARSVEATMEEAKREAETSGEVVQSAVSAMTEIEQSSNQISQIIGVIDDIAFQTNLLALNAGVEAARAGEAGRGFAVVASEVRALAQRSSDAAMEIKTLISNSSGQVARGVELVGKAGEALQSIVSQVNHISELVSGIAEGAAEQSTGLNEINTGVTQLDQVTQQNAAMVEQSTAAGQLLKEDATRLTGLVAHFKIHGTRAAAPARAAAVPARPAAAPAPTAHGPSDWDMEATPQPAAISEGNAARDLWQDF; encoded by the coding sequence ATGCCCCGACTTCCCGCTTTTCTCTACCGTCTGCCCGTCCGTATCTACTCGCTGGCCGTGCTCGCGCTTGGATTGACTGCCGTGCTCACGTTCCTGATGCTGAACCAGGCCGTGAACAACGCTTACGAAATGCGTTACAAGGAACTGCACAATGTCACCGATGCGGCGGTCAGCCTGCTGCGCGACCTGGATGAAGGGACCCGCACCGGGCGGTTCACCCCGGAACAGGCCCTCGATATCGGCCGCGAGCGGCTGACCGCGCTGCGCTTTGGCGACTCCGGCTATGTGTTTGTCTTTGACCATGACCTGGTGGTTCAGGCGCATCCCACGGTGCCGGACTGGGTCGGCACCAACCAGGGCGGTTACGAGGATGTGACCGGCATCAAGGTGTTTCAAGAGCTGGAAAAGATCGCTGCCGCCAAAGGGGCGGGGGAGCTGACCTATTACTTCAAGAAGCCCAACTCCGACGTGATCGAGGCCAAGATCGGCTACGTTCAGGCCTTTGAGCCGTTCGGCTGGATTGTCGGTACCGGCGCCTATGTCTCTGATATCGAAGCGGACGTGGCGGCGATGCGCAACAAGTCTCTGGCGGTTCTGGGCGGCGGCTTGCTGCTGCTGGCTGTGGCGGCCTATTTCATCACCCGCAGCGTGACCGCGCCGCTGAATGGCCTGAAGAGCCGGATGACCAGCCTGGCCGATGGCGACACCGAAAGCGGAATACCTTCGGCTGGCGCGCGCAGCGAGCTGGGTGAAATCGCCCGGGCCGTGGATGTGTTCCGCGAGGCACTGATCCGCCAGAAGGACATGGAGCAGGAGCAGCAAGCGCTCGAGGCCACCCGCAGCGGCGTGGTGGAGGCCCTCAGCAGCAAGCTGTCCGACCTGTCGCATGGCGATCTGACCGCTCAGATCACCGAAACCTTCCCCGCCGAATACGAGCAGCTGCGCCGTGACTTCAACAGCACCGCGCAGACCCTCAGCCAGACCGTTGAGCAGGTGATTGCCGCCGCCGACAGCATCCGCAGCGGCGCGGGTGAGATCAGCCAGGCTTCGGATGATCTGTCGCACCGCACCGAGAGCCAGGCCGCGACCCTGGAACAGACCGCGGCGGCGCTGGACGAGCTGACCGCGTCGGTCAAATCCGCCGCCGAGGGCGCCCGCAGCGTCGAGGCGACGATGGAGGAGGCCAAGCGCGAAGCCGAAACCAGCGGCGAGGTGGTGCAGAGCGCGGTGTCGGCCATGACCGAGATCGAGCAGTCCTCCAACCAGATTTCCCAGATCATCGGCGTGATCGACGATATCGCCTTCCAGACCAACCTGCTGGCGCTGAATGCCGGGGTCGAGGCGGCAAGAGCCGGCGAGGCGGGCCGCGGGTTTGCGGTGGTGGCCTCCGAGGTGCGGGCGCTGGCGCAGCGGTCTTCGGACGCCGCAATGGAGATCAAGACCCTGATCAGCAACAGCTCCGGCCAGGTGGCGCGCGGCGTGGAGCTGGTTGGCAAGGCGGGCGAGGCGCTGCAAAGCATCGTGTCGCAGGTCAACCATATCTCGGAACTGGTGTCCGGCATCGCCGAAGGGGCGGCGGAACAGTCGACCGGCCTCAACGAGATCAACACCGGTGTCACCCAGCTCGACCAGGTGACCCAGCAGAACGCCGCCATGGTGGAGCAATCCACCGCTGCCGGCCAGTTGCTGAAGGAAGATGCCACCCGGCTGACCGGGCTGGTTGCCCACTTCAAGATCCACGGCACCCGCGCGGCCGCTCCGGCACGGGCCGCGGCTGTCCCGGCCCGGCCTGCCGCGGCGCCAGCGCCGACCGCGCATGGGCCCAGCGACTGGGATATGGAGGCCACGCCGCAGCCTGCCGCAATTTCCGAAGGCAATGCCGCCAGGGACCTTTGGCAGGACTTCTGA